A part of Campylobacter concisus genomic DNA contains:
- a CDS encoding RluA family pseudouridine synthase has translation MVKFNVLNSSRLDVAVAKELQISRNQALNLIKDSLVSVNLKPVSKPSFLLSENDEICVNFAPKKEVQNEYEVNFDIPIIYEDDDLIVLNKPPQIVVHQAPSVKEATLVEWLNKKGFMLSNLNGDVRAGIVHRLDKGTSGAIVVAKNNFAHAKLSEQLSDKSMGRIYLALTDLPLKEDVIIDKPIGRNPNNRLKKAIVADAKFAKSAFVNLLSEGGVNLIAAKLFTGRTHQIRVHLASINRHILGDDLYGFKSQGDKISRVMLHAYMLYFIHPRTGKRVEFTAKTYDDFNQIIYKKIPKEIFDEKICPTHIDTIFSSFLSGMRL, from the coding sequence ATCAAGCTTTAAATTTGATAAAAGACTCCCTTGTAAGCGTAAATTTAAAACCAGTCTCAAAACCAAGCTTTTTACTGAGCGAAAACGATGAAATTTGCGTAAATTTTGCCCCAAAAAAAGAGGTGCAAAACGAATACGAAGTAAATTTTGACATCCCGATCATCTACGAGGACGACGATCTCATAGTGCTAAACAAGCCCCCGCAAATCGTCGTTCACCAAGCCCCAAGCGTCAAAGAGGCGACACTTGTTGAGTGGCTAAATAAAAAGGGCTTTATGCTTTCAAATTTAAACGGTGACGTAAGAGCTGGCATCGTCCACCGCCTAGATAAGGGCACGAGCGGCGCTATCGTCGTTGCTAAAAACAACTTCGCCCACGCAAAACTAAGCGAGCAGCTAAGCGATAAGAGCATGGGACGAATTTATCTAGCGCTGACTGACCTACCGCTAAAAGAGGACGTCATCATCGACAAGCCAATCGGCAGAAATCCAAACAACCGCCTAAAAAAAGCGATCGTTGCAGACGCTAAATTTGCAAAAAGTGCCTTTGTAAATTTGCTAAGTGAAGGCGGAGTAAATTTGATAGCAGCAAAGCTTTTTACAGGCAGGACGCACCAGATAAGAGTGCATCTTGCCAGCATAAATCGCCACATTTTAGGCGATGATTTATACGGATTTAAGAGCCAAGGCGATAAAATAAGCAGAGTTATGCTTCACGCTTATATGCTCTATTTTATCCATCCGCGAACTGGCAAAAGGGTAGAATTTACCGCAAAAACGTATGATGACTTTAACCAAATAATTTACAAAAAAATTCCCAAGGAGATTTTTGATGAAAAAATTTGCCCTACGCATATTGACACCATTTTTAGTAGCTTTCTTAGCGGGATGCGGCTCTAG
- a CDS encoding fibronectin type III domain-containing protein encodes MKKFALRILTPFLVAFLAGCGSSVPTQQSTSLPTITSLKTISDMTEVGFEWNPVSDESVVGYYLYRSNPNDANSKMQLVANIKDRFATHYVDRDLAPETTYSYQMRTYSNNAISQPGAIATATTKPLLDSVPFAQAITGLPGRVKVIWRPHPDSTVASYIIQRSDAGANKFSQVAEVNGRLNAEYIDTEVKPGRSYEYRILVKTSSGVISKPSQNISATTKELP; translated from the coding sequence ATGAAAAAATTTGCCCTACGCATATTGACACCATTTTTAGTAGCTTTCTTAGCGGGATGCGGCTCTAGCGTACCGACTCAGCAAAGCACGTCACTACCAACGATTACAAGCTTAAAAACTATTTCAGACATGACAGAAGTTGGCTTCGAGTGGAACCCAGTGAGCGACGAGAGCGTCGTTGGCTACTACCTTTACCGCTCAAATCCAAACGATGCAAACTCAAAAATGCAACTAGTTGCAAACATAAAAGACCGCTTTGCTACGCACTACGTGGATCGCGACCTAGCTCCAGAGACCACTTACTCATATCAGATGAGAACCTACTCAAACAACGCCATCTCTCAACCAGGTGCAATCGCAACTGCGACAACTAAGCCACTACTTGACTCTGTGCCATTTGCGCAAGCTATCACAGGGCTTCCAGGCCGCGTAAAAGTGATCTGGAGACCACATCCTGATAGCACAGTAGCAAGCTACATCATCCAAAGAAGCGATGCAGGAGCTAATAAATTTAGCCAAGTAGCAGAGGTAAATGGCAGACTAAATGCCGAGTATATCGACACTGAGGTAAAACCTGGCAGATCTTATGAGTATAGGATCTTAGTTAAAACTTCTTCTGGCGTCATCTCAAAACCAAGCCAAAATATAAGCGCCACAACAAAGGAGTTACCCTAA
- the trmB gene encoding tRNA (guanosine(46)-N7)-methyltransferase TrmB has protein sequence MPNFIASSLKELSFPFGNDKIKFLWQANGRNERLIYTKNEDEGFFLVVKPGKNGVVVKGEKLTKPAKVGLLQESLELFKEQSCNGIISQAFAVKKTNLTKKVSEILSLEEFVSAFCELKDKFKEIFIEIGFGSGRHLLYQAKNNPNALVIGIEVYKPSIEQVAKLARANALENVRLINTDARLLLSLVGSNLVDRVFLHFPVPWDKAEHRRVVSSAFALECERILKVGGKFELRTDSKEYCDFSLSKFLEPANSKIEAFKNRNLEVTSKYEDRWRRQDKDIYDVIYTCEVESGESVLTGDFSFKEKTSVKNIIKNFKNFIIKKEDHFLHFEEIYTINEGEILLKVAFGAFNKPEQCFIKISDEKSEYFIKKPILIRENLAAHELLKEYLADARDN, from the coding sequence ATGCCAAATTTCATCGCTTCGTCCTTAAAAGAGCTCTCATTTCCATTTGGTAACGACAAGATCAAATTTCTTTGGCAGGCAAATGGCCGAAACGAGAGGCTCATCTACACAAAAAATGAAGATGAAGGCTTTTTCCTAGTCGTAAAACCAGGCAAAAATGGCGTCGTCGTAAAGGGTGAAAAGCTTACAAAGCCTGCTAAAGTTGGACTTTTACAAGAGTCACTTGAGCTTTTTAAGGAGCAAAGTTGCAATGGCATCATCAGCCAAGCATTTGCTGTGAAAAAGACAAATTTGACCAAAAAAGTGAGTGAAATTTTAAGCCTTGAAGAGTTTGTGTCAGCTTTTTGCGAGCTAAAAGATAAATTTAAAGAGATTTTTATCGAGATCGGCTTTGGCTCTGGCAGGCACTTGCTCTATCAGGCTAAAAACAACCCAAATGCCCTAGTTATCGGCATAGAGGTCTATAAGCCAAGCATCGAGCAAGTAGCAAAGCTAGCCAGGGCAAATGCCCTAGAAAACGTGCGTCTAATAAATACCGACGCAAGACTTTTACTCTCGCTAGTTGGATCAAATTTAGTTGATAGAGTGTTTTTGCACTTTCCAGTGCCGTGGGACAAGGCTGAGCATAGACGCGTGGTCTCATCGGCGTTTGCGCTTGAGTGCGAGAGGATACTAAAAGTTGGTGGTAAATTTGAGCTACGGACTGATAGCAAGGAGTATTGCGACTTTAGTTTGAGTAAATTTTTAGAGCCCGCAAACTCAAAGATAGAGGCTTTTAAAAATAGAAATTTAGAAGTAACTAGCAAGTATGAAGACCGCTGGAGACGCCAAGATAAGGACATTTACGACGTTATTTATACTTGTGAGGTTGAAAGTGGCGAGAGCGTTTTGACTGGGGATTTTAGCTTTAAAGAAAAGACAAGCGTAAAAAATATCATTAAAAATTTCAAAAATTTCATCATAAAAAAAGAGGATCATTTTTTACATTTTGAAGAAATTTACACCATAAATGAGGGTGAAATTTTGTTAAAAGTCGCCTTTGGAGCGTTTAACAAACCAGAGCAATGTTTCATCAAAATAAGCGATGAGAAAAGCGAATATTTTATAAAAAAACCGATCTTAATACGTGAAAATTTAGCAGCACACGAGCTTTTGAAGGAGTATTTGGCTGATGCAAGAGATAATTAG
- a CDS encoding cell division ATP-binding protein FtsE — MQEIISARNLSLAYERNEVVINSVNLDIYANDFVFITGKSGSGKSTLLKSFYGEISPLAGELNVCMTQMDDIDDKRLCELRQRVGIIFQNYRLINEWNVEKNVMLPLIIKGVNQNVSKKQVAKLLKHVNMLHKADKYPRELSGGEQQRVAMARALAHNPNLLLCDEPTGNLDEYSSDVIWSLLKSAREFLGTSVVVVTHHIPSTLRIPYRHFVIENGGVHEIA; from the coding sequence ATGCAAGAGATAATTAGCGCAAGAAATTTAAGCCTAGCTTATGAGCGCAACGAGGTTGTGATCAATAGCGTAAATTTAGACATCTACGCAAATGACTTTGTCTTTATCACAGGCAAGAGTGGAAGCGGAAAAAGCACGCTTTTAAAGTCATTTTACGGAGAAATTTCGCCTCTAGCTGGCGAGCTAAATGTCTGCATGACGCAAATGGACGATATCGATGACAAAAGACTTTGCGAACTTAGGCAGCGAGTTGGCATTATATTTCAAAACTATCGCTTGATAAATGAATGGAATGTCGAAAAAAACGTCATGCTGCCACTCATCATCAAAGGCGTCAATCAAAATGTGAGCAAAAAGCAGGTGGCTAAACTTTTAAAACATGTAAATATGCTTCACAAAGCCGATAAATACCCTCGTGAGCTAAGCGGTGGTGAGCAGCAAAGAGTTGCCATGGCAAGAGCACTCGCACACAATCCAAATTTGCTCTTATGCGACGAGCCAACGGGAAATTTAGACGAATACTCAAGCGACGTCATCTGGTCACTTCTAAAATCAGCTAGGGAATTTTTAGGCACGAGTGTGGTTGTGGTGACGCATCATATCCCATCAACGCTTCGTATCCCATACCGCCACTTCGTCATAGAAAATGGAGGCGTGCATGAGATCGCTTAA
- a CDS encoding FtsX-like permease family protein, whose protein sequence is MRSLKNHLGFILPLIALLFSVQFSLTADKVVRDYERLMGNDYNIVIVSSKEFSDAILKPVVSNLASLEPLSPQKIIDRLSNDISAKNLSILQNALPKFYSLKLSEFPTPQYMDELKQKLLKFDGITKVETFSKTHDKVFKMLNLAKSISYAFMAILCVVGLMLMLKQAKIWLFEHRERIEIMTLFGAPFWLKSAMLYKSAMVDSLVATTAVGAFFFFLPSIEIFRENAASIDVVLPSLDPSRDIFILFGVAMFLSIFAVSLVMSKARKSTI, encoded by the coding sequence ATGAGATCGCTTAAGAATCATCTTGGATTCATCCTGCCGCTGATCGCTCTTTTGTTTTCCGTGCAGTTTAGCCTAACTGCTGATAAGGTTGTGAGAGATTATGAAAGACTCATGGGAAATGACTACAACATCGTCATAGTTTCAAGTAAAGAGTTTAGTGATGCTATTTTAAAGCCGGTGGTTAGCAATCTAGCTAGTCTTGAGCCACTAAGTCCGCAAAAAATAATCGACCGCCTCTCAAATGACATCTCGGCTAAAAATTTGTCCATACTACAAAATGCGCTACCTAAATTTTACTCACTAAAACTTAGCGAATTTCCGACACCGCAGTACATGGATGAGCTAAAGCAAAAACTTTTAAAATTTGATGGAATCACAAAGGTTGAGACATTTTCAAAGACTCATGACAAAGTTTTTAAAATGCTAAATTTAGCAAAAAGCATATCGTATGCTTTTATGGCGATACTTTGTGTGGTTGGGCTTATGCTTATGCTAAAGCAGGCTAAAATTTGGCTGTTTGAGCATAGGGAGCGCATTGAGATTATGACGCTTTTTGGAGCACCTTTTTGGCTAAAATCAGCCATGCTCTATAAATCAGCCATGGTCGATAGCCTAGTTGCTACTACTGCAGTCGGTGCATTTTTCTTTTTCTTGCCTAGTATTGAAATTTTTAGAGAAAATGCCGCAAGTATTGATGTAGTTTTGCCTAGCCTTGATCCTTCAAGGGATATTTTTATTTTATTTGGCGTAGCTATGTTTTTAAGCATTTTTGCTGTTAGTTTGGTGATGAGCAAGGCTAGAAAAAGCACGATATGA
- a CDS encoding murein hydrolase activator EnvC family protein → MRKGIFTFLLAFSLAFASNTKEKIKDSKNSLRSSQAMSEQLSKKLDDLAGDIVNGEKKLRGISGDITNLKGQISVLETNASKALIELDDLTKQNKELERTQKELEQNMIRIIAEDLSFDLLMSATEGKQSEESIISSQILTKLNTITKEDFKRLSQNYEDTIEKIKNKSNKISEINSSIKNYRRKQSDLQNLESTQKNTINGLKRDKEIYSKKLAKLQAQQDELRKTLEQLAIMQKQEDEAARAAREKQEKVASKSGKKGEKSQPMSGGYQTSSVKKYSGAKTIAPLDSYTVKQKFGNYVDPIYNIKIFNESVTLRSTTPDAKVKSVLNGKVVFAKVTPMLENVVIIENENGIHTIYAHLSQIAPTVKVGSVVQKGYVIGRVRNDLTFEVTQRNYHIDPLEMISK, encoded by the coding sequence ATGAGAAAAGGAATTTTTACATTTTTGCTAGCTTTTAGCTTAGCCTTTGCGTCAAACACCAAAGAGAAGATCAAAGACTCCAAAAACTCGCTAAGATCGAGTCAGGCGATGAGTGAGCAGCTTAGTAAAAAGCTAGATGATTTGGCTGGTGATATCGTAAATGGCGAGAAAAAACTTCGTGGCATAAGTGGCGATATCACAAATTTAAAGGGTCAAATTTCAGTCCTTGAAACAAATGCTTCAAAGGCACTTATTGAACTTGATGATCTAACGAAACAAAACAAAGAGCTAGAACGCACACAAAAAGAGCTGGAGCAAAATATGATAAGGATCATCGCAGAAGATCTTTCGTTTGATCTTTTGATGTCTGCAACTGAGGGCAAGCAAAGCGAGGAGAGCATCATTTCGTCTCAAATTTTAACCAAGCTAAATACCATCACAAAAGAGGATTTTAAAAGACTTAGCCAGAACTATGAAGATACGATCGAGAAGATAAAAAATAAATCAAACAAAATAAGCGAGATAAACTCAAGCATCAAAAACTATAGACGCAAGCAAAGTGACTTGCAAAATTTAGAAAGTACGCAAAAAAATACTATAAACGGACTAAAGCGTGATAAAGAAATTTACAGCAAAAAGCTAGCCAAGCTTCAAGCCCAACAAGATGAGCTAAGAAAGACGCTAGAGCAGCTTGCTATCATGCAAAAACAAGAAGATGAAGCCGCACGTGCTGCTAGAGAAAAACAAGAAAAAGTAGCCAGTAAGAGTGGTAAAAAAGGCGAAAAAAGCCAGCCAATGAGTGGAGGCTATCAGACAAGCTCAGTCAAAAAATATTCAGGTGCAAAGACAATCGCTCCTCTTGATAGCTACACTGTAAAGCAAAAATTTGGTAACTATGTAGATCCAATATATAACATCAAAATTTTTAACGAGTCAGTCACACTTCGCTCAACCACGCCAGATGCCAAGGTCAAAAGCGTGCTAAATGGCAAAGTGGTCTTTGCAAAAGTAACTCCGATGCTTGAAAATGTAGTCATTATAGAAAACGAAAATGGCATCCACACGATCTACGCTCACCTAAGTCAGATCGCACCGACGGTTAAGGTAGGCTCAGTCGTGCAAAAAGGCTACGTTATAGGCCGAGTTAGAAACGATCTAACCTTTGAAGTGACGCAAAGAAACTACCACATCGATCCACTTGAGATGATCTCAAAATAG
- the pyrH gene encoding UMP kinase: MSKRKRVLVKFSGEALAGENGFGIDTAVLKFIANEIKELVENGIEVGIVIGGGNIIRGVSAAKDGIIKRTSGDHMGMLATVINSIAMREALERSGLEVRVQSAIKMEAICETFIVGRAQRHLEKGRVVIFAAGTGNPFFTTDTAATLRAIEIGSDMIIKATKVDGVYDKDPKKFKDAKLLKSLNYEKAMSDDIKVMDDTAIALAKDNSLPILVCNMFKAGNLLKIINEEEAALYSVVK, translated from the coding sequence ATGAGTAAAAGAAAACGCGTATTGGTTAAATTTTCAGGCGAAGCTTTAGCGGGAGAGAATGGTTTTGGCATAGATACGGCGGTGCTTAAATTTATAGCAAATGAGATAAAAGAGCTTGTCGAAAATGGTATCGAGGTTGGCATCGTGATAGGTGGCGGCAACATTATACGTGGTGTGAGTGCTGCAAAAGATGGCATCATCAAACGAACAAGCGGCGATCACATGGGCATGCTAGCAACTGTTATAAATTCGATCGCGATGCGTGAAGCTTTAGAGCGAAGCGGGCTTGAAGTAAGAGTGCAAAGCGCGATCAAGATGGAGGCGATCTGTGAGACTTTCATCGTTGGACGTGCTCAGCGTCATTTAGAAAAAGGCAGAGTTGTTATATTTGCTGCAGGTACCGGCAATCCTTTCTTTACAACCGATACAGCTGCAACTCTAAGAGCTATTGAAATCGGCTCAGATATGATCATAAAAGCTACAAAGGTTGATGGTGTTTATGATAAAGACCCTAAAAAATTCAAAGATGCAAAACTTTTAAAATCACTAAACTACGAAAAGGCAATGAGCGATGATATCAAGGTTATGGACGATACTGCCATAGCTTTAGCAAAAGATAACTCACTGCCGATTTTGGTTTGTAATATGTTTAAGGCTGGAAATTTATTAAAAATAATAAATGAAGAAGAAGCAGCCCTATATTCAGTAGTAAAATAA
- a CDS encoding DNA-directed RNA polymerase subunit omega: MRTEQITARALKQVGDDRYKLSLIVAKRAEALANGAVVLVEADTSKMKFADIALLEVAEGKIGLEAIVEGK; this comes from the coding sequence ATGAGAACAGAACAAATAACAGCAAGAGCGTTAAAACAAGTTGGTGATGATAGATATAAACTTTCACTTATCGTAGCAAAGCGTGCAGAAGCATTAGCAAATGGAGCAGTAGTGCTTGTAGAAGCCGATACTTCAAAGATGAAATTTGCTGACATTGCACTACTTGAAGTAGCTGAGGGCAAAATAGGCTTAGAGGCAATAGTTGAAGGAAAATAG
- a CDS encoding RelA/SpoT family protein has product MKENSLFLEQLIEQILPCKNVSEAITLLFSLCERSEKLDKAIDSCVTSHAGQYRKSGEPYAIHPILVASIVANMGGDESMVIAALLHDVVEDTEVTLSEVQAKFGDEVAKLVEGLTKIVAIRENKLASSSSNEKLASSALTFRKMLLISIEDVRVLVVKLCDRLHNMLTLDALKVEKQKRIAEETLMVYAPIAHRLGISSIKNMLEDLSFKYAMPEEYAKIDSFLNKNKQQLSLKLNAFYEKVNQILLENGFIEGTFEIQKRIKHYYSIYLKMQRKGISIEEVLDLLAIRILVQKPLDCYLALGNLHINFNPLISRFKDYIALPKQNGYQTIHTTIFDNKSIFEAQVRTYDMHKTAEYGVAAHWKYKNGEGSLLNPKLDWLNDIGMQNNEAESNVEELYEYAKDSLYIEDIAVYSPKGEVFTLPRGATALDYAYEIHTEIGLYAKEAYINRVRMPLLTELKNGDIVRIVTGEEAKFRCSWINSVRTGKARATIRTYCKQKIKDINYKIAVDILKSVFGVSKDRILDWIEHENLGKKVFRAATESDFLQEVVNMLKKYIKKERPFMISLGDKYQVKKQKFENIVIYSNHKISNVEFDYCCNPKRGDSIVGFKNGHNVTVHHKLCERAGKLMDKGNEIIFVKWTRNAPHRYKILLNLENRKGALAEFLTYLARLDVNLATISLNEANDLSGDTFEISVEIAENIDANELREKIKDRYKIIDFVSQSDPYHN; this is encoded by the coding sequence TTGAAGGAAAATAGTCTTTTTTTAGAGCAGCTAATAGAACAAATTTTACCTTGTAAAAATGTTTCAGAAGCTATAACGCTGCTCTTTTCCCTTTGCGAACGAAGCGAGAAATTAGACAAAGCTATAGATAGCTGCGTCACATCTCATGCTGGTCAATACCGCAAAAGTGGCGAGCCATACGCAATCCATCCTATCTTGGTAGCATCAATAGTAGCAAATATGGGCGGAGACGAGAGTATGGTCATAGCTGCACTACTTCACGATGTGGTTGAAGATACTGAAGTTACACTTAGCGAAGTCCAGGCTAAATTTGGCGATGAAGTGGCAAAGCTGGTTGAAGGGCTTACGAAGATAGTTGCTATAAGAGAAAATAAGCTTGCAAGCTCAAGTAGTAACGAAAAACTAGCAAGCTCGGCACTAACCTTTAGAAAAATGCTTTTAATCTCCATTGAAGATGTTAGAGTTCTTGTGGTTAAGCTTTGTGACAGACTTCATAATATGCTAACCCTTGATGCATTAAAAGTAGAAAAACAAAAACGCATCGCTGAAGAGACGCTTATGGTCTATGCTCCGATCGCTCATAGGCTTGGAATTTCATCGATTAAAAATATGCTTGAAGATCTAAGCTTTAAATATGCGATGCCAGAAGAATACGCCAAGATCGATAGCTTTTTAAATAAAAATAAGCAGCAGCTTAGCCTTAAACTAAATGCTTTTTACGAGAAAGTAAATCAAATTTTGCTTGAAAACGGCTTTATTGAGGGTACTTTTGAGATACAAAAACGTATAAAGCATTACTATTCGATTTATTTAAAAATGCAAAGAAAAGGTATTTCGATTGAAGAGGTACTTGATTTGCTAGCTATTAGAATTCTTGTGCAAAAGCCGCTTGATTGCTACCTTGCGCTTGGAAATTTGCATATAAATTTTAATCCTCTTATTTCGAGATTTAAGGATTATATTGCACTTCCAAAGCAAAATGGTTATCAAACGATACATACAACTATTTTTGATAATAAGAGTATTTTTGAGGCACAAGTTCGTACTTACGATATGCACAAAACCGCCGAATACGGTGTCGCAGCTCACTGGAAATACAAAAACGGCGAGGGCAGTTTACTTAATCCAAAACTTGACTGGCTAAACGACATTGGTATGCAAAATAATGAAGCTGAAAGTAACGTCGAGGAGCTTTATGAGTATGCAAAAGATAGCCTATACATCGAGGATATCGCTGTTTATTCACCAAAGGGTGAGGTATTTACGCTTCCGCGCGGCGCTACAGCATTAGACTATGCTTATGAGATTCACACAGAGATAGGCCTTTATGCAAAAGAAGCTTATATAAATCGCGTCAGGATGCCACTTTTAACGGAGCTAAAAAACGGCGATATTGTAAGGATCGTAACTGGCGAAGAGGCAAAATTTCGCTGTTCATGGATAAATAGCGTTCGAACTGGTAAAGCAAGAGCTACGATAAGGACATACTGCAAGCAAAAGATAAAAGATATAAATTATAAAATCGCAGTTGATATTTTAAAGTCGGTTTTTGGCGTTTCGAAAGATAGAATTTTAGACTGGATAGAGCATGAAAATTTAGGCAAAAAAGTTTTTCGTGCTGCAACTGAAAGCGATTTTTTGCAAGAGGTCGTAAATATGCTTAAAAAGTATATAAAAAAAGAGCGTCCGTTTATGATCTCTTTGGGCGACAAATATCAGGTTAAAAAGCAGAAATTTGAAAATATCGTAATCTATTCAAATCATAAAATTTCAAATGTCGAGTTTGACTATTGTTGTAACCCAAAAAGAGGCGATAGTATAGTTGGCTTTAAAAATGGGCACAATGTGACAGTGCATCACAAACTTTGTGAGCGTGCCGGGAAACTTATGGATAAGGGCAATGAGATTATCTTTGTCAAATGGACTAGAAATGCCCCACATAGATATAAAATTTTATTAAATCTTGAGAACCGAAAAGGCGCGTTGGCTGAATTTTTAACATATCTTGCTAGACTAGATGTAAATTTGGCTACAATCTCGCTAAATGAAGCAAATGACCTTAGCGGTGACACATTTGAGATAAGTGTTGAGATAGCTGAAAACATCGATGCAAACGAGCTAAGAGAGAAGATCAAAGATAGATATAAGATTATAGATTTCGTTTCGCAAAGCGATCCATACCACAACTAG
- the tyrS gene encoding tyrosine--tRNA ligase yields MQDIAEILQEIKRGVAEIIDFERVESLIKNYYEKGENFYVKAGFDPTAPDLHLGHTVVLSKMALLQKHGAIVQFLIGDFTAQIGDPTGKSATRKKLDQETVLKNAKTYEEQVFKILDPKKTLIMFNSKWSNELGAAGMIELTSTFSVARMLERDDFEKRIKSGSPISICEFMYPLLQGYDSVAMKCDIEMGGTDQKFNLLMGRTLQRTYNVGKEQAVIMMPLLEGLDGVNKMSKSLGNYIGVTENANDMFAKTLSISDELMWRWYELLSTKSLGEIENLMNDVKNGKYHPKKAKENLAYEITARYHGEEAAKAAMAEFNSVHSQNQLPTDIKEFSLKAPVWIVEALSQCELSESNSQARRDIKANAVSINQEKIGDEQLKLEAGEYILQVGKRKFAKVKVE; encoded by the coding sequence ATGCAAGATATAGCTGAAATTTTACAAGAGATAAAACGCGGTGTTGCCGAAATTATTGACTTTGAAAGAGTTGAAAGCTTAATAAAAAATTATTATGAAAAAGGTGAAAATTTCTATGTAAAGGCTGGCTTTGATCCAACTGCTCCAGACCTTCACTTAGGTCACACAGTCGTTTTAAGCAAGATGGCACTACTTCAAAAGCATGGTGCGATCGTGCAGTTTTTGATAGGTGACTTCACTGCTCAAATAGGCGATCCAACTGGCAAATCAGCCACCAGAAAAAAGCTAGATCAAGAGACGGTTTTAAAAAACGCTAAAACCTACGAAGAGCAAGTTTTTAAAATTTTAGATCCAAAAAAGACCTTGATAATGTTTAACTCAAAATGGTCAAATGAGCTAGGAGCTGCTGGAATGATAGAGTTAACTAGCACATTTTCAGTCGCTAGAATGCTAGAGCGCGATGATTTTGAAAAAAGGATAAAATCTGGCAGTCCAATTTCAATTTGTGAATTTATGTATCCACTTCTCCAAGGTTATGATAGCGTTGCGATGAAGTGCGATATCGAGATGGGCGGTACGGATCAGAAATTTAACCTTCTAATGGGTAGAACCTTGCAGAGAACATATAACGTCGGCAAAGAGCAAGCTGTAATCATGATGCCACTTCTTGAGGGGCTTGATGGTGTAAATAAGATGAGCAAGAGCCTTGGAAACTACATCGGCGTAACCGAAAACGCAAATGATATGTTTGCAAAAACGCTTAGTATAAGCGATGAGCTAATGTGGCGTTGGTACGAGCTTTTAAGTACAAAAAGCCTTGGCGAGATAGAAAATTTAATGAACGACGTAAAAAACGGCAAGTATCATCCAAAAAAAGCAAAAGAGAACCTTGCGTACGAGATAACAGCAAGGTATCACGGCGAGGAGGCTGCAAAAGCTGCGATGGCTGAGTTTAACAGCGTGCACTCTCAAAATCAGCTCCCAACCGATATAAAAGAATTTAGCTTAAAAGCACCAGTTTGGATCGTGGAAGCTTTATCGCAGTGTGAGTTAAGTGAGTCAAATTCTCAAGCAAGACGCGACATAAAGGCAAATGCGGTTAGCATTAATCAAGAAAAGATCGGTGATGAGCAGTTAAAATTAGAGGCAGGTGAATATATCTTGCAAGTCGGAAAGCGTAAATTTGCAAAAGTAAAGGTTGAATAG